A genomic segment from Campylobacter concisus encodes:
- a CDS encoding Mrp/NBP35 family ATP-binding protein — MLNKEEVLNRLRGVIYPGFEKDIVSFGFVKNVEIGEKILIEVEIVSSNPDVANELKTDIKRVMGSNEYVLNLIQPKIPEEKSNTQSGKNIAPQVKNFVMVSSGKGGVGKSTTTLNLAISMAKLGKKVGILDADIYGPNIPRMLGEVNTQPQVVGNKLKPILSHGVEMMSMGVLMEEGMSLIWRGSMIMKAIEQLLKDVLWSELDVLFLDMPPGTGDAQLTLAQSVPVTAGVCVTTPQVVALDDSKRALDMFEKLHIPIAGVIENMSGFICPDNGKEYDIFGKGTTEEVAKAYNTQILAEIPIEPAVRVGGDSGKPVSFYEPNSVTAKRYESAAARLWEIIENINNGGGADNSAIQPVNDGKSACSK; from the coding sequence ATGTTAAATAAAGAAGAGGTCTTAAATAGGCTAAGAGGCGTCATATATCCGGGATTTGAGAAGGATATAGTTAGCTTTGGCTTTGTAAAAAACGTAGAAATCGGCGAGAAAATCTTAATCGAAGTCGAGATCGTTAGCTCAAATCCTGATGTGGCAAACGAGCTAAAAACGGATATCAAACGTGTCATGGGCTCAAACGAGTACGTGCTAAATTTGATCCAGCCAAAGATACCTGAGGAGAAAAGTAACACTCAAAGTGGCAAAAATATCGCGCCACAAGTTAAAAATTTCGTAATGGTAAGCTCTGGCAAAGGCGGCGTTGGTAAATCAACCACGACGCTAAATTTAGCCATCTCAATGGCAAAACTAGGCAAAAAAGTGGGCATCTTAGACGCTGACATCTACGGACCAAACATCCCAAGGATGCTTGGCGAAGTAAATACCCAGCCACAAGTCGTTGGCAACAAGCTAAAGCCGATACTTAGCCATGGCGTGGAGATGATGAGTATGGGCGTTTTGATGGAAGAGGGCATGAGCCTTATCTGGCGTGGCTCGATGATAATGAAAGCGATCGAGCAGCTACTAAAAGACGTGCTTTGGAGCGAGCTTGATGTATTGTTTCTTGACATGCCTCCAGGAACGGGTGACGCACAGCTAACTCTAGCTCAAAGCGTACCAGTAACTGCAGGTGTCTGCGTCACAACGCCTCAAGTGGTAGCGCTTGACGATAGCAAGCGTGCACTTGATATGTTTGAGAAACTTCACATCCCAATCGCAGGTGTGATTGAAAATATGAGTGGCTTTATCTGCCCTGATAACGGCAAAGAGTATGACATCTTTGGCAAAGGTACGACTGAAGAGGTAGCAAAAGCTTACAATACGCAAATTTTAGCTGAAATCCCTATCGAGCCAGCTGTGCGTGTGGGTGGTGATAGTGGCAAGCCAGTGAGCTTTTATGAGCCAAACTCAGTCACTGCAAAACGCTACGAGAGTGCAGCTGCTAGACTTTGGGAGATAATAGAAAATATAAATAACGGTGGTGGGGCCGATAACTCAGCGATCCAGCCAGTAAATGACGGCAAGAGTGCTTGCTCGAAGTAA
- a CDS encoding ACT domain-containing protein has translation MKAIVTVVGKDRVGIVAGVSAKLSELGLNIDDISQTILDEFFTMMAVVSSDENKDFTALRAELNELGESLKVKINIQSSAIFDAMHTI, from the coding sequence ATGAAAGCGATCGTAACCGTAGTCGGAAAGGATAGAGTCGGCATCGTTGCTGGCGTCTCAGCAAAGCTTAGCGAGCTAGGGCTAAATATAGATGATATCTCACAGACTATTTTAGATGAGTTTTTTACGATGATGGCAGTGGTTTCAAGTGATGAAAATAAAGACTTTACGGCTTTAAGAGCAGAACTTAACGAGCTTGGAGAGAGCCTAAAAGTAAAGATAAATATCCAAAGTTCCGCTATCTTTGATGCGATGCATACAATCTAA
- a CDS encoding PFL family protein — MDIKNVTETISMIEEQNFDIRTITMGISLLDCIDPDINKACDKIYAKITTKAKDLVKVGNEISAELGIPIVNKRVSVTPISIIGAATDAKDYVMIAKTLDRAAIEVGIDFIGGFSALVQKGYQKGDEILINSIPQALSQTSKVCASVNVGSTKTGINMSAVRDMGRIIKETAAASRMGCAKLVVFANAVEDNPFMAGAFHGVGEADVVINVGVSGPGVVKRALEKVRGESFDVVAETVKKTAFKITRIGQLVGQMASERLGVKFGIVDLSLAPTPAVGDSVARVLEEMGLEAVGTHGTTAALALLNDAVKKGGVMACNQVGGLSGAFIPVSEDEGMIAAVRAGSLNLEKLEAMTAICSVGLDMIAIPADAPSESIAAMIADEAAIGVINQKTTAVRIIPLGHEGDMIEFGGLLGRAPVMKINKASSADFIARGGQIPAPIHSFKN; from the coding sequence ATGGACATCAAAAACGTAACCGAAACGATCTCGATGATCGAAGAGCAAAATTTTGACATCAGAACGATCACGATGGGCATTAGTTTGCTTGACTGCATCGATCCTGACATCAACAAAGCTTGTGACAAAATTTACGCAAAAATCACCACTAAAGCCAAAGACCTAGTCAAAGTGGGCAATGAAATTTCTGCTGAGCTAGGCATACCAATCGTCAATAAAAGAGTGAGCGTGACGCCTATCTCGATAATTGGCGCCGCAACGGATGCAAAAGACTACGTGATGATCGCAAAGACGCTTGATAGAGCGGCTATTGAGGTTGGTATTGATTTTATAGGTGGTTTTTCAGCTTTAGTTCAAAAGGGATATCAAAAGGGCGATGAAATTTTGATAAATTCTATCCCACAAGCACTTTCCCAGACTTCAAAAGTATGTGCAAGTGTCAATGTCGGCTCAACGAAAACTGGCATAAATATGAGCGCGGTACGTGATATGGGACGCATTATAAAAGAGACGGCGGCAGCATCTCGGATGGGTTGTGCTAAGCTTGTCGTCTTTGCAAACGCAGTCGAAGACAATCCTTTCATGGCCGGTGCATTTCATGGCGTGGGTGAGGCTGATGTGGTGATAAATGTGGGCGTTTCTGGTCCAGGCGTAGTAAAAAGAGCTCTTGAAAAGGTGCGTGGCGAGAGTTTTGACGTAGTGGCTGAGACAGTGAAAAAGACGGCGTTTAAGATCACGCGTATCGGCCAGCTCGTGGGCCAGATGGCGAGCGAGCGCCTTGGGGTTAAATTTGGTATCGTAGATCTCTCTCTTGCTCCAACACCAGCCGTTGGAGACTCGGTAGCTCGCGTGCTTGAGGAGATGGGGCTTGAGGCTGTTGGTACGCATGGCACGACTGCGGCACTTGCTTTGCTAAATGACGCGGTCAAAAAAGGTGGCGTCATGGCGTGCAATCAAGTTGGCGGCTTAAGCGGTGCATTTATCCCGGTCTCAGAAGATGAGGGCATGATAGCTGCGGTGCGCGCGGGATCGCTAAATTTAGAAAAGCTTGAAGCGATGACGGCGATATGCTCTGTGGGACTTGATATGATCGCCATACCTGCGGATGCTCCAAGTGAAAGCATAGCTGCGATGATCGCTGATGAGGCGGCTATCGGTGTTATAAATCAAAAAACAACGGCCGTTCGTATCATACCTCTAGGCCATGAGGGCGATATGATCGAGTTTGGCGGCCTTTTAGGAAGAGCGCCTGTGATGAAGATAAATAAGGCCTCAAGTGCCGACTTCATCGCTCGTGGTGGACAAATTCCAGCTCCAATTCATAGTTTTAAAAACTAA
- a CDS encoding YagU family protein codes for MSNLATKPRFALAALIGLIAGVVSAFVKWGAEFPLPPRSPMDMFNAACGPESAIRAADAIDCSRNFLNPPYVFLRDYLGVADPNAAIYEFAGHAFNYVMMTHILFSIVFAVAYCVLAEKFPKITIWQGLLVGVIVNIAVHVIALPILGLTPPLWTLPWYEHVSEFVGHMIWFWSIEIIRHDLRARVTKEKDPSDYCCCNA; via the coding sequence ATGTCAAATTTAGCAACAAAACCTAGATTTGCTTTAGCTGCATTGATCGGCCTTATCGCTGGCGTTGTCTCAGCCTTTGTCAAATGGGGAGCGGAATTCCCACTTCCTCCAAGAAGTCCGATGGATATGTTTAACGCTGCTTGCGGGCCAGAAAGTGCTATTAGAGCAGCCGATGCGATCGATTGCTCTAGAAATTTCTTAAATCCGCCTTATGTATTTTTAAGAGATTATTTGGGAGTGGCCGATCCAAATGCCGCTATTTACGAGTTTGCAGGGCATGCGTTTAACTACGTAATGATGACGCATATATTATTTTCGATAGTTTTTGCGGTTGCTTATTGTGTTTTGGCTGAGAAATTTCCAAAGATTACAATATGGCAAGGCTTACTAGTTGGCGTTATCGTAAATATCGCTGTTCACGTGATCGCACTACCTATTTTGGGGCTTACTCCACCACTTTGGACACTTCCTTGGTACGAGCATGTATCTGAATTTGTCGGCCACATGATATGGTTCTGGTCGATAGAGATCATCCGTCACGACTTAAGAGCTAGGGTCACAAAAGAAAAAGATCCAAGTGATTATTGCTGCTGCAACGCATAA
- a CDS encoding 2,3,4,5-tetrahydropyridine-2,6-carboxylate N-succinyltransferase gives MSKEFKDANEFKEFFEEFRKKDGYKDPLAFGIARIDRGQKNTDKILQATFAVVNYNESFLSAAAYIYALQKCDVKVDFNGSEFVADLTPKVVKKASKLFSVFEKEISSHKNVQNLHAVKMAFDDDLELNENKFKLVFLFDDAKPLSVEAVYLKLYLISLGKVAPRTIVLDGAFGVLPNVAWTSQNTPIELEWLRENEISLKMFGEYPAIVSVDKFPRFLSHIIPADNTRILDSAKVRMGAAVYSGTVVMPGAAYINFNAGTTGGVMVEGRVSSSVVVGEGSDVGGGASILGVLSGTNGNPVSIGKHCLLGANSVTGVPLGDNCIVDAGIAVLEGTKVYISASEREKLAKLNPEFKFEAEIYKALELGGLNGLHFRQNSQTGQITASASKRAIKLNEALH, from the coding sequence ATGTCTAAAGAGTTTAAAGATGCAAATGAATTTAAGGAATTTTTTGAAGAATTTAGAAAAAAAGATGGTTACAAAGATCCGCTTGCTTTTGGTATCGCTAGGATCGATCGTGGACAAAAAAATACAGATAAAATTTTGCAAGCGACTTTTGCTGTTGTGAATTACAACGAGAGCTTTTTAAGCGCAGCTGCTTATATCTATGCCTTGCAAAAATGTGATGTTAAGGTTGATTTTAATGGCTCCGAATTTGTAGCTGATCTTACACCAAAAGTGGTGAAAAAAGCTAGCAAGCTCTTTAGTGTTTTTGAAAAAGAGATAAGCTCTCATAAAAATGTACAAAATTTGCATGCCGTAAAAATGGCATTTGATGACGATCTTGAACTAAATGAGAATAAATTTAAGCTTGTGTTTTTGTTTGATGATGCAAAACCACTTAGCGTAGAGGCCGTATATCTCAAGCTTTACTTGATATCGCTTGGCAAAGTCGCACCTAGAACGATCGTGCTTGATGGAGCTTTTGGTGTGTTACCAAATGTTGCATGGACTAGCCAAAATACGCCAATTGAGCTTGAATGGCTAAGAGAAAATGAAATTTCTCTAAAGATGTTTGGCGAATATCCAGCGATCGTTAGTGTCGATAAATTTCCAAGATTTTTAAGCCATATCATCCCAGCTGATAACACGAGAATTTTAGACTCAGCCAAGGTTCGCATGGGAGCTGCCGTGTATTCTGGCACAGTCGTTATGCCTGGTGCTGCTTACATCAACTTTAACGCAGGTACAACTGGTGGCGTGATGGTTGAAGGTAGGGTTAGCAGCTCTGTCGTAGTTGGCGAGGGTAGCGACGTAGGCGGAGGGGCAAGCATACTTGGCGTGCTAAGTGGCACAAACGGCAATCCTGTAAGCATCGGCAAACACTGCTTGCTTGGCGCAAACTCAGTCACAGGCGTACCTCTTGGCGATAACTGCATCGTGGATGCTGGCATAGCGGTGCTTGAGGGCACAAAGGTCTATATATCAGCTAGCGAGCGCGAAAAGTTAGCTAAGCTAAATCCAGAGTTTAAATTTGAAGCTGAAATTTATAAAGCACTTGAGCTTGGCGGGCTAAATGGACTTCATTTTAGACAAAATAGCCAAACAGGCCAGATCACTGCAAGTGCGAGCAAAAGGGCGATCAAGCTAAATGAGGCACTTCATTAA
- the glmS gene encoding glutamine--fructose-6-phosphate transaminase (isomerizing) — protein sequence MCGIVGYIGDKEKKEVILSGLKELEYRGYDSAGMAVMSDDKIDFFKAVGKLENLALKTKDFTSTGFGVAIGHTRWATHGKPTEINAHPHLGEHSFVVHNGIIENYKELKDELEAKGVKFVSQTDTEVIVHLFEEILKEKKDPFKAYEATIAKLRGAYATLLITKTAPDKIFFAKDAAPMAIGKSNEKELYFASSDAPLIGNATEVAYLDDNNYGYVSLDEIAVFKHGKKASITFNALPKDKSYAQKEGYTFFMEKEIYEQGAVVSETIMGRVKNHKVTLENLDDEYLKSIDDIVLCACGTSYHAALVASYLFERLAKVRTKVEVASEFRYRKPYLNKNSLFIVISQSGETADTLEALRIAKEAGLRTLAICNVDNSSIVRLADNTLLTRAGIEKGVASTKAFATQIIVLWMLVLQMASAKESISKKELDHEIKTLLHIPQILNINNSLQEKLHRLSKHYLHGHGFFFIGRDIFYPLALEGALKLKEISYLHAEGYPSGEMKHGPIALADEKLFTIALMPQNLLYEKTKSNVEELAARDAYILAISPLEFELSDDYVKTSAQDHYMSEFFEMMLVLQLLALEISVRLGNNVDMPRNLAKSVTVE from the coding sequence ATGTGTGGAATCGTAGGATACATCGGAGATAAAGAGAAAAAAGAGGTCATTTTAAGCGGTCTAAAAGAGCTTGAGTACCGAGGATATGACAGCGCTGGCATGGCTGTGATGAGTGATGACAAAATCGACTTTTTTAAGGCTGTCGGTAAGCTTGAAAATTTAGCCCTAAAGACAAAGGACTTTACATCAACTGGCTTTGGCGTGGCGATAGGTCACACACGCTGGGCGACGCATGGCAAACCAACTGAGATAAACGCTCATCCGCACCTTGGCGAGCACTCATTTGTCGTTCACAATGGCATCATCGAAAACTATAAAGAGCTTAAAGATGAGCTTGAAGCAAAGGGCGTGAAATTTGTCAGCCAAACCGATACTGAGGTGATCGTGCACCTTTTTGAAGAAATTTTAAAAGAGAAAAAAGATCCATTTAAAGCTTATGAGGCAACTATCGCAAAACTAAGAGGTGCATACGCGACGCTACTTATCACCAAAACTGCGCCTGATAAGATATTTTTTGCAAAAGATGCCGCTCCTATGGCAATAGGAAAGAGTAATGAAAAAGAGCTATATTTTGCTTCATCTGACGCTCCACTTATCGGCAATGCAACAGAGGTGGCATATCTTGATGACAACAATTACGGCTACGTGAGCTTAGACGAGATTGCTGTTTTTAAACACGGCAAAAAGGCGAGCATAACGTTTAATGCTCTGCCAAAAGACAAAAGTTATGCCCAAAAAGAGGGCTATACATTTTTTATGGAGAAAGAAATTTACGAGCAAGGTGCAGTCGTATCTGAAACCATCATGGGCAGGGTTAAAAACCACAAAGTCACCCTTGAAAATTTAGACGATGAATATCTAAAAAGTATCGATGATATCGTGCTTTGTGCGTGTGGTACGAGCTATCATGCGGCACTTGTTGCAAGCTATCTTTTTGAAAGACTTGCTAAAGTTAGAACAAAGGTTGAAGTGGCAAGCGAATTTAGATATAGAAAGCCTTATCTAAACAAGAACTCGCTCTTCATCGTCATCTCACAAAGTGGCGAGACAGCCGATACTCTTGAGGCACTTAGGATAGCAAAAGAGGCTGGGCTTAGAACGCTTGCGATTTGCAACGTCGATAACTCATCTATCGTTAGGCTAGCTGACAATACACTTCTAACTCGTGCTGGCATCGAAAAAGGTGTGGCAAGCACAAAGGCCTTTGCAACGCAGATCATCGTACTTTGGATGCTTGTGCTTCAAATGGCATCAGCAAAAGAGTCTATCAGCAAAAAAGAGCTTGATCACGAGATCAAAACGCTTCTTCACATCCCACAAATTTTAAATATCAATAACTCTCTTCAAGAGAAGCTTCACCGCCTAAGCAAGCATTATTTGCACGGTCATGGCTTCTTCTTTATCGGTAGAGATATCTTCTATCCGCTAGCATTAGAAGGCGCGTTAAAGCTTAAAGAAATTTCATATCTTCACGCCGAGGGCTATCCATCAGGCGAGATGAAACACGGTCCTATCGCGCTTGCAGATGAGAAGCTATTTACGATCGCTTTAATGCCTCAAAATTTGTTATACGAAAAGACAAAGAGCAATGTCGAAGAGCTTGCCGCAAGAGATGCTTACATACTAGCGATAAGCCCACTTGAGTTTGAGCTAAGCGATGACTACGTAAAAACAAGCGCGCAAGATCACTATATGAGCGAATTTTTCGAGATGATGCTTGTACTTCAGCTACTTGCTCTTGAAATTTCTGTTAGACTTGGCAACAACGTCGATATGCCAAGAAATCTCGCAAAAAGCGTGACTGTCGAATAA